The window GTGGCAAAAAAGCAGCATCAGGTTCTCTCCGACACTCAAAGACAAGTGTGTTAATAATCCACTCTGAACTAAACGTGAATCAAATCTTTTGACCTGAATTACATCTCCATCCAGATAAAGCACTGCCTTCATCTCCACACAGGACTTCAGAAACAGTTCACCAAAGGTTTTCAAAGGAATGTCAcactttctgtctgtttttgctttaatttaaaaatatatctgttGGCAACCGTTGCcatttgatcaaattaaatagttaagctttatgcattaatttgaccaccaaattaatcattttaatattaaatcacaaaGAACAATGCATAACAATTAAGTGCTATACTAAAcaatttttaaggttttattaatttttactgaTGTGACgtctttttaaaactaaatgagaaaaaattgAAAGAGAATTTTGgggaaataaaatgacaaaacattaataaataaaaaattcttcaattaatacattttatgaattaatcaagaataaatataaaagaagaaaaaagaaaaaatattatttggggGGGAAAATGAAAAACGagtttgagaaaataaatatttcattgggcattattatttttaaaaatgtattaaattatggaattggtatttttaatgaattcaacAGCTTTTCTATTATCAGAGACATGAAGTCTGGCCTTGGCTCGGAGGCTGTCGTCCAGCAGCACGTTGCTGGGCTTGAGGTCCaggtgaagaagaggaggagacagGTGATGGAGGAAGTTCATGCCCAGGCTGATCTCGTGAGCCACGCGGAAGGTCAAAGGCCACGGCGGCGGCCCGGCCAGCGTCTGCAGCAGATCGGCCACCGAGCCCATGGGCATGAACTCCATGACCAGCCCGCGGCGCCCGCCCTCGTACAGACCCAGGATCCGGATCACGTTGGGGTTCCCGCCCTGGAACATCAGGAGAGCTTCCCTCAGGATGGAGGACGCCGATCTGCTTCAGAAAGCAACGAGTCAAAGCCAGGCGCGCACACTCGAGGGCCATCAAACCGTTTTAAATCTCTGTTCTTTTGTCTATACACGAACGCAGCGCTAGGCTAACCGCTGGATAAAATGACTGCTACATGTAGTCTAACGTAACATAGTGAGATTTTGGTCGAACAAAATTCAACGTAAATTCAGCGTCTAATGCCAATGTTCAACTGATGTGCTGCAGCTGACgttgtttttaggttgtgtaaccAAAATGCAACGTTGAGTCAACGTCAAATACTGACGTCATATAGACGTCCGGTGCCTGGTTTTAAACCGCATTAAATTTTACAACTGATTACAATTGTGatataaaatgactgaaatagtGTCTTCTTGTAATTAGCAAAATCTTCGTTTTGTGCTGTAAAAAGTGTTTGGGTTAAGCCGCTAAGGAAATGGAAATGATTGGaagtatatgtaaaaaaaatacatccagTTTAAGTGACTCGCCATTATTTGTGACGTTCATCAGCAATTTCTGAATGGAAACATTTTGAGCGTTATTTTTCTGTGATTTGCGAATCGAAACCTACTTTTTTCTACTACAagtttggtttttaaatatgaaatactcACAGGTCATGCAATATGACTCACAGATCAGtgatataatatgcataatataataagtttcatataataatagcaatatgGACAACACACCTCTTGAAACAGCCTACAGCCATGATAAACACAATATCATTAGTTTATGTTCATGTTCCATTGAAAGTGTcccttcatatatatatatatatatatgtgtgtgtgtgtgtgtgtgtgtgtgtgtgtgtgtgtgtgtgtgtgtgtgatcacgTGACACAGACCACTTCCCAAAGTGTCAGCTCGCACTCACATCTCTCCAGTTAAAAGCAATAATCCAAATGAACACATGATCGCGTCTCGTACCGTTTGAAGGCCTGATCAACGCTTAGGTGGTCGTTTAAAGCGCGCCTATCAAGCTGAACGTCCACGTGATGTTCTCACCCGTCTTTATAATGCAGTAACTTTATGGCCACGTCCATGCCCAGGGTCTTGTGCTTGGCTCGGTAGATCTGCCCGAAGCCGCCGGTCCCGATGCTCGTCCAGTCCTGAAGACACTCATCTCCGATCACCTCGATCTTGATGTTCACAGACTCGTCCATCTCATCTACTCGACCCCTGCTCCGAGAACGCAGCTAAACGACCTCAGCCGGGGAACGCTTGAGTGGGTCATATTCCATCTGAGACCGTTCCTCCGAGTTCCTCGTTAATGGCGACGCTTGAACGTCGAGAAGATAGTTTCACTTCCTCGTCGAACAACCTTCTCTGGTGATCGACGTCAGCTCACctggaggagaagaagaagacacCCCTGAGATCTGAAGTTAATCTCAAAGCATCGGTATTATGTCGATACGCCCGGAACGCGAGGTTAAAATACACGCTTGAGGAACGTCTCGATAACGTTGCCACTGAGTCGCGCTGTTTTTGAACGAAAGTTCCAAAGCGTTCCACGTCGTGTAAACGGCGTtaaagttaaaggaatagttcgcacAAGAAGCCTCGAAATctgcatgaatttctttcttctgccgAAAACAAAGGaggatgttttgaagaaagttcTTTGGGTCACCATCGACAAAAAAATACCGtggaagtcaatagtgaccCAAAGTTCATGGTTGTTTTGGAGAAATGTCCTTGATTTTGGGAATGGAAGAATCTCGTCAAATGACACGCTGCTGAGGGAACCTTGCCAGAACGTTTTGAGAACGTTTCCTGGCAGCTACGGggatttaatgtgcatttttataatcagcctttttatttctttgttaaattaaaagcaaGAAAAGTTACAGCGCTTCGCTGATGTGTTTTAACGTTGTGTAAGTGAAAGAAATCCGCGTTCTGATATATCCGTGAAACGCGCAGGAACGAATAACGTAAACGATAGAAACATAGCAATAATTAAATGGATAAGGAGTTTTTGCTGCTGACTTTAAACGGATGTGGTTTTAACGTCAGTGGAAATTCCCACACGACGTGACTGTGTCTGACTAAAGCCTTAATGAAGTCTGTATCCGTGTGCTTTCCACTCGTTttgatttattatcatttattgcGTGTTTTAAAGTGACTCCTGCTGGAACGGCACGGGGTTTTCTGCTCTTTGTGGTCTGGAGACGAACGCGAAAAATCGTTTAATCGCTTCGGCAGATTCTCGATGCGCGTCCTTTACGTTCATTACGTTCCGAAGAAGGACGCGAACTTTCCCTTTGGTTTCATTTTATCAACAATCACCCTGACCGGTCCAACATGAGGACGAACGAGTCTCCCGACACCACGGCTGCTCTCTGAAGCACGGGAAGCCTTTAGTAACCGAGCGGGACTGAGTTCGGTCTGAATCCGGAGTGCGGCCGAAGAGCGTTCAGACTCGATTATCGCGAGCGCTTCGTAAACAGACGAGGAGCGCCGTTTAAAGTTCACGCGTTATGGTGAGAAGTCGCGTTCACTGTCCTACATGTCCTCTACATGCTATTTTTTGTAAACGAACGAGATTGACGAGGCTTCGTCGGGGGTTTTCTGGAAACCAAAAGAATCTTTTTAGTCActacaatattatataacacGTTAATCTTTAATCGTTCCGCCGATTTGCGACGCATACGTGAATAGTACGCGATTAAACGTTCTCAGAACAGTTGCGAACGCTCCCGTTAAGTTCTAAAGATGTTCTCGTAGCGTTTTGATACGCTTTTTCTCGGTCGGTCGAACCTTAGCAAAAAGTCAAATGTTCtcattctttaataaaaacattactctTTGAGTATTCTGAAACATTTCAGCAGtaacgtttaaaaaaacacagtctACATCCAACTGAAATCGTTCCTCGAACTCTGAGAACGTCATTACAGGTGAGAACGCTCTATTAACGTTCTGAGATCGTTCCTGTTTTCTGCGTTACGTTCGGTAACGTGTTTTAAAGCGTCGCTGTTACACGTTACTTTTATAACAGCAGTTAATGATGCGTTAATTACACACATTAAGTACACGTAGTTAACTAATAATTACTCTTTAACAccttaaagtaaaatgtaaccCTCAAACTAGTAACTAGTAAACTTTAATCAGTCATACgtgtaataataattcttatattaataaaatggatTTGCTAGTAGCGTTCAACTCTGATATTTTTCGTAGGAAGTCTTTGGTGACAAATGAACGGCAAGCAGGTTTGTATTCCATCTCGTCTCAGGAGATATTTCACAGGCATGTTGTTTCTCCTCCAGTGAGGTGCGTCATGGCTCTCTCAGGCCTGACACCGGACGAGCTGGAGGACGAGTTCACCTGCGCAGGTGTGCTGAGAGGGGCCCTGCTGGCGCTGCAGCCCACTGTCGAGCGGGTCTTCGGGGCCAAGCTGAGCATCGGAGAAGAGCGCGCTCCGTCTGCACAGAGCGGACAGATCTGGCTCCAGCTGCGGGGGACTGCCGGAGACGTGCGGGCAGCGAAGGTGCTTTACATGCTCAGACTTTCAGTTTCTGTGTGaaacaaagatttatttatcACCACAGGTCCTGTGCGATGTGGAGGAACCAGCTGCGCTGTAACGCAGGATCTTGAGATAACGTAGACGTTTTCTGCTGGAATTGTTGAGGGTTTACTCACCTTATGTTTTGCAACTCGCAGCTTTTTGTGAAAGGCGTCGTCAATCAGGAAGCTCAGCAAGAGATCCAGTTTCCCGAGGTGCTTCGCTGCATCTTCTGCGGCGCTAAAGGACTGTTTATGGATTGCCTGGTTAAAAATACCTCTGCTCATGTAGTGGTGAGTTAAGTTTTTTTCTAAACGTCATTTGTGCGGTATTTTATATATCATGCTGCGCTACAGTATTTGCTACAGATTGTATAGCTGaatgtgtttacatgcatacaGTACTTTGCACAGCCCTAATAATTAATAGTCAAAGCATGATTTTTCTCAGTACGAAAATACAAAATGTAGGTCGGGactttatttttgaaacatttccGCTCCTGTCTAACTGGCACAAATATCTGAAGATGATGCTTGATTTTCCACCCGCCTCCCTGCAGCAACGCCTTTTTTAGTATGCATTTCTATATTCCCATCCATACATGATCCTACCACCTTTGTTAGTACAAACTAGGAAAAGAGAAGGTGAGACAGACCGTCACTTCTGAGCCCAAAAATACTGTCTTGCTGTCCTGAATAATGtctaaacattcataaaaatcCATCCATAAAATGAAAGTGCATAATATAAAGAGACGTTATAAAGATTGCATtacaaactaaatataaatgcatggtAGATGTAACGAGAAGTAAAACAGAGCAAgataaatgttacttttgatcatGACTCATGATCAGTGTTGCGTAAAAAGACAAAGTTTAACTGAGAAATACAACATGAAGTGCACAAGTAACCGAAGAATCAAAGGAAAAGGctaaaaacacaagacaaatgtaacatgaaaatgaaatcaaatcacACAATGTCACATTACAAAATTTCACATAATTTAagataaatgttacattaaaaatactttctgTATTCTATACTGATGAGTACTGGGACACcgataaaaaagttttttgagcATTAGGTGCCTAATTTAAATGACTCATTTGTAAGGTCTTACTGTACCATAGTAAATCCCGTCTGAACATTACTCAACCGATTCTCTCCCACAGATGGGATCTCAAGGCATCGTCTTCATAACCGGGCTGGCAGAACCGGTGGTGAAAGCCTATTCCCTTATTACAGACCTGGTGGAGAAGTACAAGAGCAGCCAGGGACGGCGCTCCGAGGCTGGACTCGAATCCTTGGAGTCGCGTCGGGCCTTCAAAGCCATCGTGGAGAGTCTGGAGGACCGCCACACCCTGGACCTGCTGGTGTTACCTGTGCTGGTCAAAGAGGTCCTGCTGGATTTGGTGAAGCAGTCCGGATTGGACTCGCATGCAAAGTGGGCTCGAGAAGGTCCGAAGTCGTTTGAAGGCAACGGAGCACGGGCGATGCAAAGAACTGATGACGAAATTGCTTTTGGTGGCTCTCGAGGATCTAATCATAACTCGGAGAGCTCGCATTCCCAGCAGCCTTGTCTTTTCCCGCAATCCTCCCACAGAATTAACGGCACAGATGATCAGTCCTACAATCCGTTTTCCCGAGGTTTCAGACTTGACCCAACACAATTTGAGATCCCAGAGTCTCCAGAACCAGGTTTGCCGCAAGAAACCAAATCCGAGATACCACCGCAGGACCCTGTCCTGTTGTCCGCGGGGAGCAGGGAAGATTTTGACCACCTTCTCAAGTTCTTCACCGCCATGGGATTTACCGAGGATGTAGTGCAAGTCGTTCTTACCAGAACCGGCCCCAAAGAAGCCTCGCAGCTTCTGGATCTGATCCAGCAGGAGCAGGACAAATCCAGCCGGCGAAACCGCAGCAGCGAGCCCCAAAATGAGGCAGGAATTGGTGGAGAGATGCACGAGGCTCTTCAGATACTGGAGGCCAGTTCAGGAAAAGAGGAAGACTTTGTTTTGGACGTGTTGAAGAAGGCGGCGGCCACTTGCGGCTACGCCGAAGAGAGAGTGATGGAGCTGTATAGCAATCTACCTGAGCTCCAGCCACATGAGCTCCTTATGCAGCTGCAGAAACAGACGAGAGACAGTGGCAAAAAAGCTGATCAAAGGAATGGCCCAAATTCAGTGGCAGATCTCAACACTGGGAGCGGAAAGGCTGAAATGAGGACCCCGAAACTAGATGCATCCAAACCGGTGAACATTAACGGCAAGCCTCCATCGGTGAGAGGCCCACCGCAGACAACATACACTTGTGAAACCTTGGACTCTGAAGCACAACCAGTGATTTCTCCCGTCCGATCGCCTCCGCGGACTAGCGCTCAGAATCTAGATTTTAGCTCACCAGACATGTCCAACCAGTCCACTACGGGCAGACCTAACCACGGCAGACCCGGTGCTTCTTCTGTGGTCACAGGACCTCAGCGGTTCCTCGAGAGCCTCAAGACGCCCTTCAAACTGCAGCTGTCGGACGAGCCTGGTGACCCCATGCTGCGTCAGATCATCATCGACGGGAGCAACGTTGCAATGAGGtaaaaaatcacaatatattACGTCTGTGGTCAGAATGAGAACAGAAAGGGTGTGACTACCTAGTTCTGACAAATCACATCATACGCATTCCTTTCAGTGAGCAGTACATCTCTATTGTAGCTAGTATTAATAGTAATTTAACACATATAGACACAGTGCAATCAATGAAAGCTGCTTTCTCATCCATTAACATGCagacatttttatgttacattttatgttacaaGTTTTCTGAAATTAAACGTTTGAGAAAAGAGATGTCAGCCAGGTTCAAAGTTCttgtttgattttgttgttaTAATTGAGTTAAAGGAATTAACAGAAGGGATTTTGGATTTCTCTTTTTATCAgtctaaaaaaatttaaaatgctgtcaACAGACAGAAAGTCTATTTGATCTAATTTTAGGAATAAAGAGTTGTGCAAAAGCAGTCCTATGATATATCAACAAGCCCTTCTATAAAAACCTTCAAAATATAGAGAGGAACCAACCTGTAAATGCTGGTGTCTGtaagtgctgctgaagtggagaTAAAACTCATCCTTTAGAGATATGTACTTTAATTGAAATCTACAGCCAAAATAGATAAAATGCAGTAATAGACTGAAGCAAATGATATACGAACAAAGCCTTCGTTAAAAACCCTCAGAGTATAGAGAGGATTAAAACTGTCAAATGTGGTGTCTGTGGgtgctgctgaagtggagataaaactcattttgagaaaCCAGCCTTGGTTTAGAGATGTTACTGTAATCTACAGACACAAACAGATCAAGTACAATAATAATCTCAGCCAAAGGACATATAAACAAACCCCTCAGTCaaaaccttcagaatatagaCAGAAATAAAACCGCTTAGTGTATGTGAGTCCAGCTGAAGTAGAGATCAAGTGATTTCAAGCGGCCTGTAGAGATATGCGTTGAGGTAGAGGCAATATGTTATGgaaacaaaataacacaatGTCAAATTTGGCCTGTGCATAAAAAAAGGCTTTGCCTGTAGCATATTTCTCTGATATTTGATATTAATGCACaaattcagttcattttcatACTTGTTCCAATGTTGAACTAAGAATATGTGTGCTATTTAGATATGTGTGCTTGAAGACGAGATAACACGCTGAGCGGTCAGTGATGTTCTAGGGTGTGGGCATTTCAAAGCACTAGTTCTTTGACGTTATCTGTGATTAACTAGGGAGTGAAACTAAACACACCCATGGTAAAGAGTCTGATGTGTGTCCTCCACAGTCATGGTTTGGGGGTGTTCTTCTCCTGTCGAGGCATCGCTCTGGCCGTGCAGCACTTTTGGACAAGAGGTCACCGTGAAATCACCGTGTTCGTCCCTCAGTGGAGGCAGAAGAACAACTCAAAGGTTAAAGGTGAAGCTCGCGTCATGCGTGTCGTCTCAGAGTATTGTGGCAGCAGCGAGTGTGTCTTCACGTGGCTCTCGTGTTTTCTGTAGAAAGGCAATACATGAACGAACTCTTTGATCTGGGTTTCCTCAAATACACTCCATCCAGAGAGGTCGAGGGCAAGAGAATCAACTCGTATGATGACCGGTAATCAATCATTCCATCCCAAATCAACAATAACTGTGTACTTCAACTAGATATGTGAGCCTGGGGcgagtatatttgtagcaatagacgATAATACATTGTATGCCAAAATCCTTTGCATATGAAGTAAAGATGTTCCATGCTggtattttgtacatttcctactgttCGAGTATCGAAACTTAATTTCTCaggattttcaaatagttgcatctcaagCAAATATTGTAATGTCCCAACAAGCCATACATCAGTTTTCCATGCGGTTCAAACCCAAGTGCACCGTGCTGTTTGGGTAGTTACCGGGTGATTGTTGGTTAGGTTCATGCTGGATCTGGCGCAGAAGACGAATGGAGTGATTGTGACCAATGACAACCTGAGAGATCTGGTGGACGAGTCGCACGCGTGGAGAGACATCATAAAGAAAAGGTGGAATAATTTTTCAATCGGTGCACCATTTGCTCTTTCTTCATCCCCTACCTTTCTGGGTAGAATATATCGTGTGTTCATGTCTGAAGGGCCCCGATGCCCCTTAAAAGATCCGTCTAGGTTTTTTCTGTATCGCTCGCAGCTGCTGTCATTCACTGATGGAAGTGTTTTTCAGTTTGCTTCAGTACGTGTTTGCTGGCGATCTGTTCATGTTACCCGACGATCCTTTGGGCCGCGGTGGACCTCACCTGAGAGACTTCttacataaacacaacaggTACTGAAATCCTCACGACACCGCTCTGCTGGAGATCAGAGATTTCAgtcattttctcattttgtttccTAAAAGTCTGTCCTGCCGACAATGGCtgtattcatttcattaaaatagccCACAGGAAAAATgggtaaatattattatacatgttTTCTATGCGAGCATCTGAACGTCTTTAGTGTCACAGAAAACATAATGATATACTGATGAAGAAACAGttttgattattatcagtgttgaacacAGAATAGTTTTATTGTTTCGTGATGCACAGATACAGAAATCTTCTGTTTTTATCATCAATGCCTTTAATGACAGTTTCATCGGTTTGGTGCGtgcttgaataaaatatataaatcttccTGACCCCAAACAGtagtgcatttaatttatttctgcttttgaaacaataacataaaaagatatttttagatatgGCTTGCAAACTAAAAGTCCTCGAATAATTTATGTTCATCGATGCGATGTATTTGGTCTGTCTTAGTCTGTGTAATATTTCTACTGTAGCATTTATCTGCACACGGCATTTTTGTCGCTTTGTTGCTTTGTTACTTTTAACGTAAACCAAAGTGTCAGATTTCAATCGAAAGGAAGTTGGAGCGGTGAGCACCACTCTTACCCTTGGATCTCTGCAGATCTTCAGGTTGTGGTTGTGTCTCTGCAGCTCTCGCCCGGTTCCCGGCAGTCATTCGTTCGCCGGCGTGTCTGCGTCCGTCCCGGCTCCGTCCGCCGCTCCGCGCGCTCACACCGAGGTGCTGCAGTACCGAGACTGGACCCcaggggtcaggggtcagcCAGGGGTCAGGAGGTCAGGGAGAGGACGGCCGAGGAGACGCTGAAGCTGCGGCAGACTTTACTGCAGATCTTCCCCGACCAGGAGAGCGTGATTATCATGATCCTGCAGTGCCACCCGAGCGTCAGGAACATCAACCAGCTCACAGAGCTCCTCCTGGAGCAGCAGGAGTAGAACAGCTTCTTCTAACGCGTTCATGTGCTCCACTAGTGTGCACCACGAATATACGGCGGCGGAGAGCCTCTGCAACTTCAGAAAACGGGAGCCAATTAAGGAAACATCTTCATCAGTGTGacgacacaaacacaaaccacagAGACTCTACGGTCCTCACTAAAACTAACCATGGTTTTATTACGGTGAAAGTACTAACATGTATCGATGAGAACAAATCtgcactaaaactaaaactataccCAACCTTGAACGTTTATGATCCTCTTTAAATGTCgactactgtatgtgtgtgtgtatatatatatatatatatatatatatatatatatatatatatatatatatatatatatatacttttacagTACAGTAAGTATGTAGTATTTCACCAGCATACAGTATTTAGtccaataatatatattttatgatcaGGATGTGTAGTGTGGATGTTGTtcatgtttgtgttgtgtgtatgGAGATGAAGAACACACTGATGGAgatgttttcttattttgctggtgttttctctctctgttgcattcatttaaacttttaatttttaattttttttaactacagtTGCGCtgagtttttaatttgaaaggtTAACACTTGATGTTTTGTCGATACTATTTATTTCCGCCTGCTCATCTCTTAATGTAAGGATGATGAAAAGATGACGGGGGTCAGAGAGCAAATTAAAACGAAGTGCGTTAGGTTTTCGTGTTTTTCTTTCAGAGACGATGATGGATGTAAATGAGCGACGTTGCTATAACCTGTAATGTTTACATT is drawn from Puntigrus tetrazona isolate hp1 chromosome 7, ASM1883169v1, whole genome shotgun sequence and contains these coding sequences:
- the khnyn gene encoding LOW QUALITY PROTEIN: protein KHNYN (The sequence of the model RefSeq protein was modified relative to this genomic sequence to represent the inferred CDS: inserted 1 base in 1 codon); this translates as MALSGLTPDELEDEFTCAGVLRGALLALQPTVERVFGAKLSIGEERAPSAQSGQIWLQLRGTAGDVRAAKLFVKGVVNQEAQQEIQFPEVLRCIFCGAKGLFMDCLVKNTSAHVVMGSQGIVFITGLAEPVVKAYSLITDLVEKYKSSQGRRSEAGLESLESRRAFKAIVESLEDRHTLDLLVLPVLVKEVLLDLVKQSGLDSHAKWAREGPKSFEGNGARAMQRTDDEIAFGGSRGSNHNSESSHSQQPCLFPQSSHRINGTDDQSYNPFSRGFRLDPTQFEIPESPEPGLPQETKSEIPPQDPVLLSAGSREDFDHLLKFFTAMGFTEDVVQVVLTRTGPKEASQLLDLIQQEQDKSSRRNRSSEPQNEAGIGGEMHEALQILEASSGKEEDFVLDVLKKAAATCGYAEERVMELYSNLPELQPHELLMQLQKQTRDSGKKADQRNGPNSVADLNTGSGKAEMRTPKLDASKPVNINGKPPSVRGPPQTTYTCETLDSEAQPVISPVRSPPRTSAQNLDFSSPDMSNQSTTGRPNHGRPGASSVVTGPQRFLESLKTPFKLQLSDEPGDPMLRQIIIDGSNVAMSHGLGVFFSCRGIALAVQHFWTRGHREITVFVPQWRQKNNSKVKERQYMNELFDLGFLKYTPSREVEGKRINSYDDRFMLDLAQKTNGVIVTNDNLRDLVDESHAWRDIIKKSLLQYVFAGDLFMLPDDPLGRGGPHLRDFLHKHNSSRPVPGSHSFAGVSASVPAPSAAPRAHTEVLQYRDWTXRGQGSARGQEVRERTAEETLKLRQTLLQIFPDQESVIIMILQCHPSVRNINQLTELLLEQQE